The Thermodesulfobacteriota bacterium sequence CAGCTGGGCACGAGCCCTGCCGGAGGAGGCTCGGGGAAAAGACAACGAAGGCAGGGGCCTCCCCGGTTGGGTGCGAAGACGCTCACCTGGCCCTCGAACTGGAAGACCCCTCCGAAAACGAAGGGTTTGCCGGAGAAGAAGGCGGCGTCGTTGACCAGGTATTTCGTGGGGAAGTTGTCCGAACCATCGACGATGATATCGTAGTCCTGAAAGATCCTCATCGCATTCTCGGCGGAGAGCCTTTCCTGATAGGTGATGACCTTGACATCGGGGTTGAGCCTGGCGATGGCCTCTTTCGCGGACTCGGTCTTGGGGCGGCCCACATCCGAGGTGCGATGAAGGATCTGCCGCTGAAGATTCGTCAGGTCGACCCGATCGTCGTCGATGATCCCCAATGTTCCCACTCCGGCCGCAGCCAGATAGATGGCGATCGGACAACCCAGACCTCCTGCTCCGATCAGGAGGACCTTGGCGTTCAGAAGCTTCAACTGCCCCTCCGCTCCCACCTCTTGCAATAGGATGTGGCGGCTATATCGGGAAAGCTGTAAGGAGGTCAACCCCGTATCGCTGGCCACGTCATATCCGGCCTTCTTCCACCCTTCGATCCCCTCCCTCATCGAGGCAACCCGCTTGTAGCCCATCTCTCTCAGCGTCTTGGCCGCCAGGAGGGAGCGGACACCTGCTGCACAATAAACCACCACCGGGGTTTCTTTGTCGGGCAAAAGGGCCTCCGCCTTTTCGGGGAGCTGGGCCCTCGGGATGAAGATCGAATCTTTGAGATACCCCAGGGCCAGCTCCTCCTTTTCCCGGACATCCAAGAGGGCCACCTTTTCCCCCCTCTTGAGCAGTTGGTGGACCTCCTGGATGGACAACTCGGACACGTCTTTGTACTTCTCCTTCAGGGCCTTCCGGAGGAGAGGCCCCGCCACTTTCCAGAAAAGATCTTTGATGGACTGGTTCATATTTTTTTCCTCCCACCGGTGACCCCGGACTCAGACCACGACATCCTTTTCGACGGGCTCAACCTTGACCCCAATTCCCTTTAAATATTCGAGGGCCTTTAAGTACTCTTCCTCCTCTCCGTCGATCTCCAGGGTGACCCAACCCACGTTCTCGGTGACGTTGGCACTCCGAATGTTCGTGACGATTTTGAAAAGATGGCCGATCTTGTAGATAACAGGCTCCTGGATCTTTTCGGGAGGAAAGGTGAGCGTGACCTTCCTTTTCAGGGTGGTCCCTCCCGCGATGGCCGGGATGATGGAGATCTGATCCCCGTCTTTGACAGGGGTCTCAAGGTTTTGGATGAAGCGGATATCCTCTTCGTTCACATAGATATTGATGAACCGCCTCAGCTCCCCTTGCTCATCCTTCAGCCTCTCTTTGAGGCCGGGATAGG is a genomic window containing:
- a CDS encoding ThiF family adenylyltransferase, whose amino-acid sequence is MNQSIKDLFWKVAGPLLRKALKEKYKDVSELSIQEVHQLLKRGEKVALLDVREKEELALGYLKDSIFIPRAQLPEKAEALLPDKETPVVVYCAAGVRSLLAAKTLREMGYKRVASMREGIEGWKKAGYDVASDTGLTSLQLSRYSRHILLQEVGAEGQLKLLNAKVLLIGAGGLGCPIAIYLAAAGVGTLGIIDDDRVDLTNLQRQILHRTSDVGRPKTESAKEAIARLNPDVKVITYQERLSAENAMRIFQDYDIIVDGSDNFPTKYLVNDAAFFSGKPFVFGGVFQFEGQVSVFAPNRGGPCLRCLFPEPPPAGLVPS
- a CDS encoding NIL domain-containing protein, yielding MIPAIAGGTTLKRKVTLTFPPEKIQEPVIYKIGHLFKIVTNIRSANVTENVGWVTLEIDGEEEEYLKALEYLKGIGVKVEPVEKDVVV